A region from the Arcanobacterium buesumense genome encodes:
- a CDS encoding UDP-N-acetylmuramoyl-L-alanyl-D-glutamate--2,6-diaminopimelate ligase produces MIRPRHVLSQPLGKIVTGVEQRYANIPVTGVTTDNRAVIPGDIFIAVPGAHVHGAKYGDAAMHAGAVAIITDREGADFISADVPVIVTAQVSEKIGQIAARVYDNPADKLTTYAITGTNGKTTTAYMIDHILRALGEKTGLIGTVAVHIAGHEVPAELTTPQPADLQAMLAALVEQGGTSLVMEVSSHAIAQGRTNAICFSVAGFTNLTQDHLDFHHSLEEYFAVKSQLFTAEHSHQGVAVASQTWGEQIVAAHPEYVEALVVGKEQPGAWIMHPGEHQAFNLTSPTGETISTYTDLPGDFNVMNAALAIAMVNKGGYRLDDIAHALKTHHGVSPTVPGRMETISYAPRVVVDFAHNEAALTQAITALRPQTAGRLIVITGSAGDRDTTKRPAMAKTVAQHADVLIITDDDPHSEDPADIRAQLISGIPPHATWKEIADRRVAILTAIAEAEPEDTILIAGRGHERFQDIGGTLFELDDREIAREGIANRRPPND; encoded by the coding sequence ATGATTCGTCCGCGCCATGTTTTGTCCCAACCTTTAGGGAAGATCGTTACTGGAGTTGAACAACGGTATGCGAATATTCCTGTCACCGGGGTGACAACCGATAACCGAGCAGTTATTCCAGGAGACATTTTTATCGCCGTTCCCGGAGCTCACGTTCACGGAGCTAAATACGGTGATGCGGCAATGCATGCTGGGGCTGTTGCGATTATTACCGATCGAGAGGGAGCAGACTTTATCAGTGCCGATGTTCCGGTTATTGTCACTGCTCAAGTGAGTGAGAAAATTGGCCAGATAGCCGCCCGGGTGTACGATAACCCGGCGGATAAACTTACCACCTATGCGATTACTGGCACTAACGGTAAAACAACGACCGCTTATATGATCGATCATATTTTGCGTGCCCTGGGCGAAAAAACAGGCCTGATCGGCACAGTGGCTGTTCATATTGCCGGTCACGAAGTTCCTGCTGAGTTAACCACACCCCAGCCTGCAGATTTGCAAGCCATGCTGGCCGCATTGGTAGAACAAGGCGGAACGAGTCTCGTGATGGAAGTATCGTCTCATGCTATTGCACAAGGCCGAACAAATGCGATCTGTTTCTCAGTTGCCGGGTTTACTAATCTGACTCAAGATCATCTCGATTTCCATCACTCGCTGGAAGAGTATTTCGCGGTAAAGTCTCAGTTGTTCACAGCTGAACATTCACATCAAGGCGTAGCTGTGGCGAGCCAGACGTGGGGTGAACAAATTGTGGCCGCTCATCCAGAATATGTTGAGGCCTTAGTCGTAGGAAAAGAGCAACCAGGTGCGTGGATTATGCATCCGGGGGAACATCAAGCGTTTAATTTAACGAGTCCTACTGGTGAGACGATCTCCACCTATACAGATTTACCCGGTGACTTTAACGTCATGAATGCCGCATTAGCCATTGCGATGGTCAATAAGGGCGGTTACCGTCTAGACGATATCGCTCATGCCTTAAAAACACATCATGGGGTTAGTCCAACAGTCCCTGGCCGGATGGAGACCATTAGCTATGCACCCCGTGTAGTTGTTGATTTTGCACATAACGAAGCTGCACTGACTCAGGCAATAACAGCGTTGCGTCCCCAAACAGCTGGCCGCTTGATCGTGATAACTGGTTCGGCTGGAGACCGCGATACAACGAAGCGACCAGCCATGGCGAAAACTGTGGCACAGCATGCTGATGTTTTGATTATCACCGATGATGATCCGCATTCGGAAGATCCAGCTGATATTCGTGCTCAACTTATTTCTGGTATTCCACCCCATGCGACATGGAAAGAGATTGCTGATCGGCGAGTAGCCATTTTGACGGCAATAGCGGAGGCTGAACCGGAAGATACTATACTGATAGCCGGACGTGGGCACGAACGTTTTCAAGATATCGGTGGAACCTTATTTGAGCTTGATGATCGTGAAATCGCCCGTGAAGGAATAGCTAACCGGAGGCCACCCAATGATTGA
- a CDS encoding UDP-N-acetylmuramoyl-tripeptide--D-alanyl-D-alanine ligase produces the protein MIDTTLEQIADIVNGSFAGTQPAGEEVVTAVATDNRHIKGGELFVAIKGERVDGNRFAKAALEAGATGILTADRDAVLASGADPNLVIIVADPIIALGKIAQSQAHLLRSQGAQNFEVVGVTGSVGKTTTKDLLAEILGWRGPMIAPPGSFNNELGLPLTVLRADSATSTLVLEMGADHIGNLKYLTDIVQPDISVVLAVARAHLGEFGGIENVAQAKAELVTGTRENGIVILNHDDERVRAMAIHAPGKVVFFSASGAHQSGVWASDIEISASGHASFILHYGDEEGHVDLSLVGEHHVANALAAASVGLVMGMTVNQCAQLLSQARAGSPHRMDVWHWRGATIIDDSYNANPDSMRAGLRGLAHVGQGKRTIAVLGQMLELGAASHDEHRSIGQVLIELGIDVLIAVGPGLEPTVTAAKDGQVVVFDVPDVSKAHQLLDTLVSTDDVVLLKGSNGSGVWQLAEALKEKDR, from the coding sequence ATGATTGATACTACATTAGAACAAATTGCGGATATTGTGAACGGTAGCTTCGCAGGTACGCAGCCGGCTGGCGAAGAGGTCGTCACCGCAGTAGCAACTGACAATCGCCACATCAAAGGCGGCGAACTATTTGTTGCTATTAAGGGCGAGCGAGTAGATGGAAATCGATTTGCAAAAGCCGCCCTAGAAGCCGGGGCTACTGGAATTCTCACTGCTGATCGAGATGCAGTGTTAGCAAGTGGAGCAGACCCAAACCTAGTTATTATTGTAGCCGATCCAATTATTGCCCTCGGAAAAATAGCTCAATCGCAAGCACATTTGTTGCGTAGTCAAGGCGCACAAAATTTCGAAGTGGTCGGAGTTACTGGGTCAGTTGGCAAAACAACGACGAAGGATTTGCTCGCAGAAATTTTAGGCTGGCGTGGACCAATGATCGCTCCACCAGGCTCATTTAACAATGAACTCGGCTTGCCCTTAACCGTGTTGCGAGCTGATAGCGCGACGTCAACTCTTGTCTTAGAAATGGGGGCCGATCATATCGGAAATCTGAAATATTTAACGGATATTGTTCAGCCAGATATTTCAGTTGTTTTAGCTGTCGCCCGGGCGCATTTAGGTGAATTCGGCGGTATTGAAAACGTCGCTCAAGCTAAAGCTGAACTTGTTACCGGAACCCGAGAAAATGGTATCGTCATCCTAAATCATGACGACGAACGAGTACGTGCGATGGCTATCCACGCCCCCGGAAAGGTTGTCTTTTTCTCTGCTTCAGGGGCACATCAGTCGGGAGTGTGGGCCAGTGATATTGAGATATCTGCCAGTGGTCATGCCTCATTCATCTTGCATTACGGGGACGAAGAAGGACACGTAGATCTGAGTCTCGTAGGTGAACACCATGTGGCTAACGCATTAGCTGCTGCTAGTGTTGGCCTTGTTATGGGGATGACAGTGAATCAATGCGCACAGCTGTTATCCCAGGCACGTGCTGGCAGCCCGCACCGCATGGACGTGTGGCACTGGCGTGGGGCCACCATCATTGACGATTCATACAATGCAAATCCAGATTCGATGCGAGCTGGACTACGGGGTCTAGCTCATGTAGGTCAGGGCAAACGTACAATCGCTGTGCTCGGGCAAATGCTTGAACTCGGAGCAGCATCACATGACGAACATCGATCGATTGGTCAGGTTCTTATTGAGCTTGGAATTGACGTGCTTATCGCCGTCGGACCTGGATTAGAACCCACTGTTACTGCTGCAAAAGACGGCCAAGTGGTGGTCTTTGACGTGCCAGATGTGAGCAAAGCACACCAGTTGCTTGATACTCTTGTTTCAACAGATGACGTAGTCTTACTTAAAGGTTCTAACGGTTCTGGGGTGTGGCAACTCGCAGAGGCTCTAAAGGAGAAAGATCGCTAA
- the mraY gene encoding phospho-N-acetylmuramoyl-pentapeptide-transferase: MLAILIALGISLIVALLGTPLFIKVLEKRSYGQFIREDGPTTHLVKRGTPTMGGVVIIGATITGWAVANIVMQRVPQVSGFLLLGLMVGMGIVGFLDDFIKVSKERSLGLTPRAKMLGLGTVGIVFSVLALQFRNDMNHTPGSTAISFVRDLPINLSAGGAILGLVLFVLWTNFLITAWSNAVNLTDGLDGLAAGASMLAFGAYTIVGIWQYYQTCQSVVAGSPGCYDVRDPREIAIICAAIVGACFGFLWHNTSPAAIFMGDTGSLALGGAFAGVSILTRTEILAVFLGGLFVIIVISDVIQIGMFKLTGKRVFRMAPLHHHFELKGWKEVTIVVRFWLIQGLFISAGMFLFYAEWLAHQ; this comes from the coding sequence ATGCTCGCGATTCTTATTGCACTTGGAATATCGCTGATTGTGGCGTTGCTTGGAACACCTTTGTTTATCAAGGTGTTAGAAAAGCGTTCGTACGGTCAGTTTATTCGTGAAGATGGTCCGACCACGCATCTAGTTAAGCGCGGTACACCAACTATGGGCGGTGTCGTAATTATTGGGGCGACGATTACGGGTTGGGCAGTTGCTAACATCGTGATGCAACGTGTACCTCAAGTATCTGGTTTCCTTCTTCTCGGTTTGATGGTCGGAATGGGGATCGTCGGTTTTCTCGACGATTTCATTAAGGTAAGTAAAGAACGATCCTTAGGATTAACTCCGCGTGCAAAGATGCTTGGTTTAGGAACTGTAGGTATCGTCTTTTCTGTTCTAGCCTTACAATTTCGTAACGATATGAATCACACTCCGGGTTCTACCGCAATATCGTTTGTGCGGGATTTGCCGATTAATCTCTCCGCCGGGGGAGCTATCCTTGGTTTAGTCCTATTCGTGTTGTGGACAAACTTCCTTATCACTGCTTGGTCAAATGCTGTTAACCTGACCGATGGTCTTGATGGCTTAGCAGCTGGCGCTTCCATGCTTGCCTTTGGTGCATACACAATTGTTGGAATATGGCAGTATTACCAAACATGTCAGTCTGTTGTGGCCGGCAGTCCAGGATGTTATGACGTTCGTGATCCGCGAGAAATTGCAATTATTTGTGCCGCGATTGTTGGCGCATGCTTTGGCTTTTTATGGCATAACACCTCGCCAGCAGCAATTTTTATGGGAGATACCGGATCGTTGGCACTCGGTGGCGCATTCGCCGGAGTCTCGATTTTAACCCGAACAGAAATTCTCGCGGTTTTTCTTGGCGGACTGTTCGTCATCATCGTCATCTCTGATGTTATCCAAATCGGGATGTTCAAACTCACCGGCAAACGCGTATTCCGGATGGCTCCGCTCCATCATCACTTCGAACTTAAAGGTTGGAAAGAAGTTACGATTGTGGTGCGGTTCTGGCTCATCCAAGGCTTGTTTATTTCCGCGGGTATGTTTTTATTCTATGCAGAATGGTTGGCACATCAGTGA